The bacterium genome contains a region encoding:
- a CDS encoding cob(I)yrinic acid a,c-diamide adenosyltransferase, with protein MSVYTKTGDKGKTGTFGGKRISKSSKLIQAIGAIDELNSYLGIVGGLTEVQRNLFTVNSILSGAKLTLPKDAVKKLEKEIDRMEGAMPVLANFIIYSGTPRATKIYYARALARRAERMLVSASDTKHPNLDKLAYLNRLSDYLFTLARYTNFKQKTREETWKIV; from the coding sequence ATGTCAGTATATACAAAAACAGGGGATAAAGGGAAAACTGGAACCTTTGGTGGGAAAAGAATTTCAAAATCTTCCAAGTTAATTCAAGCCATAGGGGCAATTGATGAACTAAATTCATACCTTGGTATTGTGGGTGGTTTAACGGAAGTACAAAGAAACTTGTTTACTGTTAACTCAATTCTATCTGGCGCCAAGCTTACACTTCCAAAAGATGCGGTTAAAAAATTAGAAAAAGAAATAGATAGAATGGAAGGGGCAATGCCAGTTCTTGCCAATTTTATAATCTATTCTGGAACACCAAGAGCCACTAAAATTTATTACGCTAGAGCACTTGCGCGTCGTGCAGAACGAATGCTAGTTTCTGCTTCAGATACTAAACATCCAAATTTAGACAAACTTGCCTACTTAAATAGACTTTCAGATTATCTCTTTACCCTTGCCCGCTACACCAATTTCAAACAAAAGACGAGAGAAGAAACTTGGAAAATAGTTTAG